In a genomic window of Cynocephalus volans isolate mCynVol1 chromosome 1, mCynVol1.pri, whole genome shotgun sequence:
- the BPIFB3 gene encoding BPI fold-containing family B member 3: MLGLWSLLLLWGLVTPCQGLLETVGTLARIDKDELGKAIQNSLVGGPILQNVLGTVTSVNQGLLGSGGLLGGGGLLSYGGVFGVVEELSGLKIEELTLPKVSLKLLPGFGVQLSLHTKVGLHGSGPLGGLLQLAAEVNVSSRVALGVSSRGTPILVLKRCSTLLGHISLLSGLLPAPLFGVVEQTLFKVLPGLLCPVVDSVLGVVNELLGAVLCLVPFGALGSVEFTLATLPLISNQYIELDINPIVKSVAGDIIDFPKPPVPVKVPPKEDHTSQVTVPLYLFNTVFGLLQTNGALDIDITPELVPSNVPLTTTDLAALVPEALGKLPPGQHLLLSLRVKKAPTVMLQNKKATVSIPANIHVLSYVPQGTPEALFELNGVMTLNAQLAPSATKLHVSLSLERLSVKLASSFAHAFDASRLEEWLSDVVRAAYVPKLNVDLDVGIPLPKVLNVNFANSVLEIIENAVVLTVAS; the protein is encoded by the exons ATGCTGGGCCTTTGGTCCTTGCTTCTGCTCTGGGGCCTGGTGACCCCGTGCCAGGGGCTGCTTGAGACGGTGGGCACGTTGGCTCGGATTGACAAGGATGAACTTGGCAAAG CCATCCAGAACTCACTGGTTGGGGGACCCATTCTGCAGAACGTGTTGGGGACAGTCACATCTGTGAACCAGGGCCTCCTGGGCTCTGGAGGGCTGCTCGGAGGAGGTGGCTTGCTGAGCTACGGAGGGGTTTTTGGCGTTGTCGAGGAGCTCTCTGG GCTGAAGATTGAGGAACTCACGCTGCCGAAGGTGTCGCTGAAGCTGCTGCCGGGGTTCGGGGTGCAGCTGAGCCTGCACACCAAGGTGGGCCTGCACGGCTCTGG CCCCCTGGGGGGCCTCCTGCAGCTGGCGGCCGAAGTGAACGTGTCGTCGCGGGTGGCGCTGGGCGTGAGCTCGCGGGGTACGCCCATCCTCGTCCTCAAGCGCTGCAGCACGCTCCTGGGTCACATCAGTCTGCTCTCGGG GCTGCTGCCCGCACCACTCTTTGGGGTCGTGGAACAGACACTCTTCAAGGTGCTTCCAGGACTG CTATGCCCGGTGGTCGACAGTGTGCTGGGCGTGGTGAATGAGCTGCTGGGGGCCGTGCTGT GCCTGGTGCCCTTTGGGGCTCTTGGGTCCGTGGAATTCACTCTGGCCACACTGCCTCTCATCTCCAACCAGTACATAGAGCTGGACATCAAT CCCATTGTGAAGAGTGTAGCTGGTGACATCATTGACTTCCCCAAGCCTCCCGTCCCAGTAAAGGTGCCCCCCAAGGAGGACCACACGTCCCAGGTGACAGTGCCACTGTACCTCTTCAATACTGTGTTTGGGCTCCTGCAGACCAACGGTGCCCTCGACATAGACATCACCCCTGAGCTG GTTCCCAGCAATGTCCCACTGACAACTACAGACCTGGCAGCTTTGGTCCCTGAG GCCCTGGGGAAGTTGCCCCCCGGCCAGCACCTCCTGCTCTCACTGCGGGTGAAGAAAGCACCCACGGTAATGCTCCAGAACAAGAAGGCCACGGTCTCCATCCCAGCTAACATCCATGTTCTGTCCTATGTCCCTCAAGGGACCCCTGAGGCCCTCTTTGAGCTGAACGGG GTTATGACTCTAAATGCCCAGCTGGCTCCCTCGGCCACCAAGCTGCACGTCTCCCTGTCCCTGGAACG gcTCAGTGTTAAGCTGGCCTCCTCCTTTGCCCACGCCTTTGAT GCATCGCGTCTAGAAGAGTGGCTCAGCGACGTGGTCCGCGCCGCATATGTGCCCAAGCTCAATG TGGACCTGGATGTTGGAATTCCCCTGCCTAAGGTTCTCAATGTCAATTTTGCCAATTCTGTTCTGGAGATCATTGAG AATGCCGTTGTGCTGACTGTGGCATCCTGA